ACTTCAGCCTTGTAGCGGTCGTTGCCCAGCACCGGTTGCAGGATGTTGTGTACACGCTGGGTGAGCATGCTTTCCACACGACGACTGTAGTCGAACTGCTTGCCAGCCTGGGTCAGCGCGGAGTTTTCGCCCTGATCGGACAGCAGGTTGCCCTTCTGGTCCACCACGGTGATCTGCGATTTGCTCAGTTCGGGCACGCTGGTGGCGACCAGGTTGACGATCGCCAGGACCTGGCCAGGCTCCAGAGAGCGGCCGGCAAACAGCTCAACCAAGACCGAAGCACTTGGCTTGCGCTCGTCGCGCACAAACACCGAGCTTTTCGGAATGGCCAGGTGCACGCGGGCACCCTTGACGTTGTTCAGGCTGGAGATGGTGCGCGCCAGTTCGCCTTCCAGGCCGCGACGGTAGCGGGTGGCTTCCATGAACTGGGAAGTCCCCAGGCCCTGGTCCTTGTCGAGGATCTCGAAACCGATATTGCTGTCGGACGGGGTCACGCCAGCGGCGGCGAGTTTCATGCGCGCACGGGCCACGTCGTCGGCCTTGACCAGCAGGGCCCCGGAGTTGGGCTCCACGGTGTAGGCGATGTCGGCGGCGGCCAGGGTTTCCATGATCTGCTTGGAATCCATGCCCGCCAGGCTGCCGTACAGCGGCCGGTAATCGGGTTGCTGCGACCACAACACCACGGCAAAACCAATCGCCACGCTCGCTGCCAGGCCGACCATCAGGCCCACCTGACGCAGCATGGTCATTTCGGAGAGGTTTTCCAGGAACGACAGGCCAAACAGCGGCGGCTTGCCGTCTGCCTTGGCGGGTGCGTTGTCCACGACTGCTTCTGCCATGACTTAAATCTCGTCCTTAAACCGGCATCTGCATGATGTCTTGGTAGGCCTGAACCAGCTTGTTACGCACTTGGGTCAGGGCCTGGAAGGAAACGCTGGCTTTTTGCGAGGCGACCATCACATCGGTGAGGTCCACGCCGCTTTTGCCGATTTCAAAGGCGTTGGCCAACTGGCTGGAGGCTTGCTGGGTGTCACTGACTTTGTTGATGGCCTGGCCGAGCATATCGGCGAAGCTGCTTTGGCCCAATTCCGGCGCTGGCGCGACGGATTTCGGTTGAGCCATGGCATCCATTTGCATGGAGCGCATATCCAACATCAACCGATTGAACTCAATACCCTGGCTCATGAACTTCTCTCTCCGACAACCCGCATGTTTTTTGACGCTACGCCGCAATTACTAGGGGAGGTAGCAACAAGGGTGCCAGCTCTGTACCAACTCGTAAGAAAAGGCGACAAACCTTGTCGACCTTGTTACCGGTTATGTGGCGAATAGATACGCTTCCACATCCATCCCGGCATCACGCATCTGCGCCAGCTTGTAGCGCAAGGTGCGCGGGCTGATACCCAGACGTTCGGCAGCCTCTTTGCGACGGCCGCGCTCGGAGCGCAGGGTGTCGATGATCATCTGGAATTCACGGCGACGCAGGTCGTCGCCCAAGGCGCCAGCGGTCTCGGTTTCGACCACCACGGGCGCCGGCGCCAGGGTCGGCAGCGGTGCGACACCACTGCCCATGGCCAGGCAGAAATCCTGGGGCTGGATCAACCCGCCCTGTTGCAGGATCAACGCGCGCTGGATCGCGTTATCCAGTTCACGCACGTTGCCCGGCCATGGATAGGCGATCAGGCAGGCTTGGGCCTCGGCCGACAGGCGCGCCTGGGCATGCTTCATTTTTTTGACGTGGTTGTTCAGCAGGCGCTCGGCCAGCGGAATGATGTCTGCCGGGCGTTCGCGCAACGGGCGCCAGGCCAGCGGGAACACCGAGAGCCGGTAGAACAGGTCTTCACGGAAACGCCCCGCCGCCACTTCGCCCGCCAGGTCACGGTTGGTGGTGGCGACTACACGGATATCCAACTGGATCGGCTTACGCGCGCCGACGCGCTCAACCTCACGCTCCTGCAGCACCCGCAGCAACTTGGCTTGCAGGCCCAGGGGCATTTCCGAAATCTCATCGAGCAGGATGGTGCCGCCGTCGGCCTGTTCGAACTTGCCTGCCTGGGCTGCGATGGCGCCGGTGAACGAACCCTTTTCATGACCGAACAGTGTGGCTTCGAGCATGTTGTCGGGGATCGCCGCGCAATTGATCGCGATAAACGGCTGCTTGGCGCGGGTCGATTGCTGGTGGATGTAACGCGCCAGCACCTCTTTGCCCGTGCCGGACTCGCCGGAAATCAGCACCGTGGAATCGCTGCGCGCCACGCGCGCCGCCAGTTCCAGCAACTGCGCGCTGGCCGGTTCAAAGGCAATCGGACCTTCGCCTTCACTGGCCGAGATCACGCCCAGGGCATGCCGCGCGACCAGTTCGATCAGGGCCTTGGGTTCGAAGGGTTTGACCAGGTAATCCGCCGCGCCCTGGCGCATGGCGTCGACCGCACGCTCGACGGCGCCGTGGGCGGTCATCAGCAGCACCGGCAACTGCGGCTGACGCGCACGCAGCAGACCGAGCAATTGATGACC
The genomic region above belongs to Pseudomonas azotoformans and contains:
- the fliE gene encoding flagellar hook-basal body complex protein FliE; its protein translation is MSQGIEFNRLMLDMRSMQMDAMAQPKSVAPAPELGQSSFADMLGQAINKVSDTQQASSQLANAFEIGKSGVDLTDVMVASQKASVSFQALTQVRNKLVQAYQDIMQMPV
- a CDS encoding sigma-54-dependent transcriptional regulator: MAIKVLLVEDDRALREALADTLLLAGHDYRAVGSAEDALEAVEQESFSLVVSDVNMPGMDGHQLLGLLRARQPQLPVLLMTAHGAVERAVDAMRQGAADYLVKPFEPKALIELVARHALGVISASEGEGPIAFEPASAQLLELAARVARSDSTVLISGESGTGKEVLARYIHQQSTRAKQPFIAINCAAIPDNMLEATLFGHEKGSFTGAIAAQAGKFEQADGGTILLDEISEMPLGLQAKLLRVLQEREVERVGARKPIQLDIRVVATTNRDLAGEVAAGRFREDLFYRLSVFPLAWRPLRERPADIIPLAERLLNNHVKKMKHAQARLSAEAQACLIAYPWPGNVRELDNAIQRALILQQGGLIQPQDFCLAMGSGVAPLPTLAPAPVVVETETAGALGDDLRRREFQMIIDTLRSERGRRKEAAERLGISPRTLRYKLAQMRDAGMDVEAYLFAT